The Drosophila bipectinata strain 14024-0381.07 chromosome 2L, DbipHiC1v2, whole genome shotgun sequence genome has a segment encoding these proteins:
- the Orc5 gene encoding origin recognition complex subunit 5 has product MAEVCTALEPLFPCREATIETLGDLIGDCEDIYPSAIYLFGHSGTGKTTITREFLKECSRRQKVRTAHLNAIECYTTKIMLENLLDSLASGQGPIKADNMLDFVEQLRRWHDDPEGLSEGFLIAVDNAERLRDMDANVLPVLLRLQQLTKLNLCVILMSQLPFEKFYNKTGLSDVIVLHLAQYNKGETQRILVSDFSQMRGNLIKKYAKKPHRLDIFKEVITEDFYNKYMNIFLSVFYKACRDLPELQLTARKCFSIYLEPVLDGSVEATDISRLWRHIAGPLRSALTQIYMRIEKPLDQPEGSTNLEDQSVRKMAQSLELPYYAKYLLIAAFLASHNAANQDKRLFVKHHGKQRKRMQTVNARAKTVEKMSTFVGPKSFSIDRLLAIFYAILEEKVGLTCNLLSQISTLVHLKLLSFVSGEQNIMDGSARLECTVGLEFVLQIGKVVGFNVRQYLCDFM; this is encoded by the exons ATGGCAGAAGTTTGCACGGCATTGGAGCCGCTGTTTCCCTGCCGGGAAGCGACTATTGAAACATTGGGGGACCTGATAGGAGACTGCGAAGACATTTATCCTTCGGCCATCTACCTGTTCGGACACAGTGGAACAGGAAAAACAACTATAACGCGCGAGTTTCTTAAAGAATGCAGCAGAAGGCAGAAGGTGAGGACAGCCCACTTGAACGCCATCGAGTGCTACACCACGAAGATTATGCTGGAGAACTTGTTGGATTCGTTAGCTTCAGGACAAGGCCCCATAAAAGCCGACAACATGCTGGATTTTGTGGAGCAGCTGCGCCGGTGGCACGACGATCCAGAGGGACTTTCAGAGGGTTTCCTCATTGCCGTGGATAATGCAGAACGCCTCCGAGACATGGACGCCAATGTATTGCCCGTTCTTCTTCGGTTGCAACAGCTAACCAAACTTAATCTATGTGTTATTCTCATGTCGCAATTGCCCTTTGAGAAGTTCTACAACAAAACTGGTCTGAGTGATGTGATCGTACTGCATTTGGCCCAGTATAACAAGGGAGAGACTCAGCGGATCCTCGTATCTGATTTTTCGCAGATGCGtggtaatttaataaaaaaatatgcaaaaaaaccCCACCGCTTGGATATATTTAAGGAGGTCATAACCGAGGATTTCTACAATAAGTATATGAACATATTCCTGAGCGTTTTTTACAAAGCTTGTCGTGATTTACCAGAGCTTCAATTAACTGCGAGGAAATGCTTTTCAATCTATTTGGAGCCTGTTTTGGATGGCAGTGTGGAGGCTACCGACATATCCCGCCTCTGGCGACATATCGCAGGTCCTCTCAGGTCGGCTCTTACGCAAATCTACATGCGCATCGAAAAGCCACTGGACCAGCCGGAAGGCTCCACTAACTTGGAGGATCAAAGCGTTCGTAAGATGGCCCAGTCCCTGGAGCTGCCGTACTATGCCAAGTATTTGCTGATTGCTGCGTTTCTAGCCAGTCACAATGCCGCGAATCAAGACAAACGTCTTTTCGTCAAGCACCACGGGAAACAGCGCAAGCGAATGCAGACGGTTAATGCCAGAGCAAAG ACCGTAGAGAAGATGTCAACATTTGTAGGCCCCAAGTCCTTTAGTATTGACCGTCTTCTGGCTATTTTCTATGCTATTCTAGAGGAGAAAGTGGGTTTAACGTGCAACCTTCTATCCCAGATCTCAACCTTGGTCCATCTCAAACTGCTTAGCTTTGTATCCGGCGAGCAGAACATCATGGACGGCTCAGCTCGGCTGGAGTGCACCGTGGGTTTGGAGTTTGTTCTTCAGATCGGAAAGGTAGTGGGCTTTAATGTTCGCCAGTACCTCTGCGATTTTAtgtaa
- the PolG1 gene encoding DNA polymerase subunit gamma-1, mitochondrial, whose product MQLCLMRSYASRANREHYASSSIKIFRKLKPSNARVNKPDQPANLETPAEYAENLVKVQMISRNLHAQLFPQCPRSTSEQQVASGKLYQKELRRHGVDFENSTSVQDVHLRLPSLRGRDIEEHFHNIAKEQVEPYENLLMPLVKCEKLPNRPKRWELFAGWTAYDPVDGAPTPVDHPLEKGLIFDVEVCVNEGPTPVLATAVSSERWYSWVSPKLTKHRLKIVDTEPLDIDKDSERPHYRPDELIPLGTDGPGLVVGHNVSYDRARLKEQYLIEDTGTRFLDTMSLHVCVSGVTSYQRAMLTSKKEPAPEDLGWLDKSSLNSLVEVHRLYCGGSPLSKEPRNIFVEGTLEQVRQHFQSLVNYCAGDVEATHRVLRVLYPLYAERFPHPASLAGMLEMGSAYLPVNSNWERYIRESQLTYEDLNIEAKHHLGRRAEEACSLLLDEQYRKNLWLWDEDWSVQELKLKQPPKQKPLPTEEQPDNGSSAEQRRLQTKFQYLYDQRSLLPARRPLLPGYPLWYRKLCQKPPKNSSPDDEVLESEEEPWSPGPTEISTGMQIAPKLLSLCWEGYPLHYEREHGWGFLVPFRSEGLGNERLPIEQLLERCAVPEYARQNASKRESEFAMDMLSDQLQYHLGKQDYKKKLSQKQQRLETQYQGSGVWCNKVLDDCCFFLKLPHKNGPSFRVGNPLSRDFLNKFSENILSSGDPSCNAAARVIEIARMMSYWRNNRDRITGQMVVWLEPEQLPPDVAKIRAYGAICPQVVTCGTLTRRAMEPTWMTASNSRPDRLGSELRSMVQAPPGYKLVGADVDSQELWIASVLGDAYACGEHGATPLGWMTLSGSKSNGSDMHSITAKAVGISRDHAKVINYARIYGAGQQFAETLLRQFNPTFSASEAKAKAMKMFAITKGKREYRLREEFHDELEDRAYSSYEASRLAIQRNRTIAEVFHRPIWRGGTESAMFNRLEDIATQRHPQTPFLGGRLSRALEADSDPKQEQRFLPTRINWVVQSGAVDFLHLMLVSMRWLMGSHVRFCLSFHDELRYLVKEEVAYKAALAMHITNLMTRSYCVSRIGLKDLPMSVAFFSSVEVDTVLRKECTMDCKTPSNPHGLHIGYGIKPGQSLSIAEAIDSAGGNDVSKWPWIRQGSTRRV is encoded by the exons ATGCAGCTATGCTTAATGCGAAGCTATGCCAGCAGAGCCAACCGGGAGCACTATGCCAGCAGTAGCATCAAGATCTTTCGTAAATTAAAACCATCAAACGCAAGGGTAAACAAACCGGATCAACCGGCAAATCTGGAGACACCAGCAGAGTATGCCGAAAATTTGGTAAAAGTACAGATGATCTCGAGGAATCTACATGCTCAACTCTTTCCTCAATGTCCAAGGAGCACTTCCGAGCAGCAGGTTGCCTCAGGGAAACTCTACCAAAAAGAACTGCGCCGCCATGGAGTCGATTTTGAGAACAGTACTTCGGTGCAGGACGTCCATTTAAGGCTTCCATCGCTCAGGGGCAGGGACATTGAGGAGCACTTTCACAATATAGCCAAGGAGCAAGTAGAGCCGTACGAGAATCTGTTGATGCCCCTAGTGAAGTGCGAGAAGCTTCCAAACAGGCCGAAACGGTGGGAACTTTTCGCTGGCTGGACTGCCTACGATCCTGTTGATGGTGCACCCACTCCAGTGGATCACCCACTGGAGAAGGGGTTAATATTTGATGTGGAGGTGTGCGTTAATGAAGGACCAACACCTGTTTTAGCCACCGCAGTCAGCTCGGAGCGATGGTACTCCTGGGTTAGCCCAAAGCTTACCAAACACCGTCTGAAAATCGTAGACACGGAACCCCTAGATATAGACAAAGACTCTGAGCGACCTCATTATAGGCCCGACGAGCTAATACCTTTGGGAACTGACGGGCCCGGTCTGGTGGTTGGACATAACGTCTCCTATGACAGAGCCCGACTTAAGGAGCAGTATTTGATCGAAGACACGGGAACCCGCTTTTTGGACACCATGTCGCTGCACGTGTGTGTTAGTGGGGTGACCAGCTACCAACGAGCCATGCTGACGTCAAAAAAAGAGCCCGCTCCCGAGGACCTAGGCTGGCTGGATAAAAGCTCACTAAACAGCTTAGTGGAGGTGCATCGCCTTTATTGCGGTGGTAGTCCGCTTTCGAAAGAGCCCAGAAACATCTTTGTTGAGGGAACACTGGAACAAGTGCGTCAACACTTTCAATCGCTGGTCAACTATTGTGCCGGCGATGTAGAAGCTACCCATCGTGTGCTTCGGGTTTTGTATCCTTTGTATGCAGAACGCTTTCCACATCCTGCATCCTTAGCGGGAATGTTGGAAATGGGCTCTGCCTATTTGCCAGTCAACTCAAACTGGGAACGTTATATACGAGAATCGCAGCTGACCTACGAGGATCTTAACATTGAGGCGAAACACCATTTGGGCCGTCGAGCAGAGGAAGCCTGCTCCCTGCTTCTGGACGAACAGTACCGTAAAAATCTCTGGTTATGGGACGAAGACTGGTCCGTTCAAGAGCTGAAGCTAAAACAGCCGCCCAAGCAAAAACCTTTGCCAACAGAGGAGCAGCCCGATAACGGCTCTTCAGCTGAGCAGCGTCGCCTGCAGACCAAATTTCAGTACCTGTACGATCAGAGGAGTCTACTACCGGCACGGCGGCCCTTGCTTCCAGGATATCCTTTATGGTATCGTAAGCTCTGCCAAAAGCCACCAAAAAATAGTAGCCCCGATGACGAAGTTTTAGAAAGTGAAGAGGAACCGTGGTCTCCTGGACCTACCGAGATCAGCACCGGCATGCAAATAGCTCCAAAGCTGTTGTCCCTTTGCTGGGAGGGGTATCCACTACACTACGAAAGAGAACACGGCTGGGGCTTCCTAGTTCCTTTTCGCAGCGAAGGATTGGGGAATGAACGGCTGCCCATTGAGCAACTATTAGAACGTTGCGCAGTTCCGGAGTATGCTCGTCAAAATGCGTCAAAAAGGGAGAGCGAATTCGCAATGGATATGCTTTCCGATCAACTGCAATACCATTTAGGCAAACAAGACTACAAAAAGAAACTCTCGCAAAAACAGCAGCGTTTGGAGACGCAGTATCAAG GCTCTGGAGTGTGGTGCAACAAAGTTTTAGATGATTGCTGCTTTTTTCTTAAACTACCGCACAAAAATGGGCCTAGCTTCCGGGTGGGCAACCCATTGTCGAGGGACTTCCTCAACAAGTTTTCGGAGAACATTCTCAGCAGCGGTGATCCCTCATGTAATGCAGCGGCTCGCGTTATCGAGATAGCTCGCATGATGTCCTATTGGCGCAACAATAGAGATCGCATAACAGGCCAGATGGTAGTCTGGTTGGAGCCTGAACAGTTGCCACCGGATGTGGCCAAGATCAGAGCCTATGGAGCCATTTGTCCCCAAGTTGTAACCTGCGGCACATTGACACGTCGTGCTATGGAGCCTACTTGGATGACTGCATCCAACTCCCGGCCGGATCGTTTGGGATCTGAGCTGCGTTCAATGGTACAGGCACCGCCCGGTTACAAATTGGTGGGTGCCGATGTGGACTCACAAGAACTGTGGATAGCTTCAGTCCTGGGCGATGCTTATGCCTGCGGTGAGCACGGAGCCACGCCCCTTGGCTGGATGACCCTAAGTGGAAGCAAGTCGAATGGCAGCGACATGCACTCAATCACCGCCAAGGCAGTTGGCATTTCACGCGATCACGCCAAAGTAATCAACTACGCCCGTATATACGGAGCTGGACAGCAGTTTGCCGAGACTTTGCTCCGCCAGTTTAATCCCACCTTCAGTGCTTCAGAGGCCAAGGCCAAGGCAATGAAGATGTTTGCCATCACCAAGGGTAAACGGGAGTATCGCCTCCGCGAAGAGTTCCATGATGAACTGGAGGACAGAGC TTACAGCAGTTACGAGGCTTCGCGATTGGCCATTCAGCGAAATCGGACCATAGCCGAGGTTTTTCATCGCCCCATCTGGCGGGGCGGCACCGAAAGTGCTATGTTCAATCGACTGGAAGACATTGCCACGCAACGGCATCCACAAACACCGTTCCTAGGAGGTCGTCTGAGCCGCGCCTTGGAAGCTGATTCAGATCCGAAGCAGGAGCAGCGGTTCCTGCCCACTCGCATCAACTGGGTTGTGCAAAGTGGAGCCGTGGACTTTCTGCACCTGATGCTGGTCAGTATGCGATGGCTCATGGGGTCCCATGTGCGCTTCTGTCTGAGCTTCCACGATGAGCTGCGCTACCTGGTTAAGGAGGAAGTGGCCTACAAAGCGGCACTGGCCATGCACATCACGAATCTAATGACCCGGTCCTATTGTGTATCTCGGATCGGCCTCAAAGACCTTCCCATGTCGGTGGCCTTTTTTTCATCCGTTGAGGTGGACACTGTTTTGCGGAAAGAGTGTACAATGGACTGCAAAACTCCCTCCAATCCGCACGGCCTTCACATCGGGTATGGGATTAAACCTGGTCAGAGCCTGAGCATCGCTGAGGCAATAGATAGCGCAGGTGGCAACGATGTCAGTAAGTGGCCATGGATCAGGCAGGGATCTACCCGACGAGTTTAA
- the b gene encoding cysteine sulfinic acid decarboxylase, producing the protein MLASKNYPTHHFKESIFKPYSTSGDDLASVNTLVATTSSSADTVAVDFENARRMLATNGGIATNGNNNNNNDLESKDSLSGFVASHPAAQFDGFIRACIDEIIKLAVFQGTNRSSKVVEWHEPAELRQLFDFQLREKGESQDKLRELLRETIRFSVKTGHPYFINQLYSGVDPYALVGQWLTDALNPSVYTYEVAPLFTLMEEQVLAEMRRIVGFPNGGQGDGIFCPGGSIANGYAISCARYKYTPESKKNGLFNAKPLIIFTSEDAHYSVEKLAMFMGFGSEHVRKIATNEVGKMRVEDLEAQIKVCLENNCQPLMVSATAGTTVLGAFDDLVGISDLCKKYNMWMHVDAAWGGGALMSKKHRHLLNGIERADSVTWNPHKLLAASQQCSTFLTPHQQILAQCHSTNATYLFQKDKFYDTSFDTGDKHIQCGRRADVFKFWFMWKAKGSQGLEAHVDKVFRMAEFFTAKVRERPGFELVLDQPECTNISFWYVPPSLRQMERNREFYDRLHKVAPKVKEGMIKKGSMMITYQPLRQLPNFFRLVLQNSCLEESDMLYFLNEIESLAQNL; encoded by the exons ATGCTGGCCAGCAAGAACTATCCCACACATCACTTTAAGGAATCTATATTTAAGCCTTACAGTACAAGTGGCGATGATTTGGCAAGCGTTAACACATTGGTGGCGACCACGTCGTCATCGGCTGATACTGTCGCAGTCGATTTCGAGAACGCCCGCAGAATGTTAGCCACCAACGGAGGTATTGCCACCAAcggcaacaataataataacaacgaCCTGGAGTCTAAAGACAGTTTGTCAGGCTTTGTGGCCAGCCATCCGGCCGCCCAGTTCGATGGATTTATCCGGGCCTGCATCGATGAGATCATCAAGCTGGCTGTGTTTCAGGGCACCAATCGCTCCTCCAAGGTCGTCGAGTGGCACGAGCCCGCCGAGCTGCGACAGCTCTTCGACTTCCAGTTGCGCGAGAAAGGGGAGTCGCAGGATAAGCTTCGTGAGCTGCTCAGGGAAACGATCCGGTTCTCGGTGAAGACAGGCCATCCATATTTCATCAATCAGCTGTATTCGGGTGTGGATCCATATGCCCTAGTGGGTCAGTGGCTCACCGATGCTCTCAATCCCAGTGTTTATACCTACGAAGTGGCACCGCTTTTTACATTGATGGAGGAGCAGGTGCTGGCAGAGATGCGGCGAATCGTGGGCTTTCCCAACGGCGGCCAGGGGGATGGAATATTCTGTCCTGGCGGCTCCATCGCCAACGGTTACGCAATCAGCTGTGCCCGCTACAAATACACACCCGAGTCCAAG AAAAATGGACTCTTCAATGCCAAACCCCTGATCATTTTCACTTCCGAAGACGCCCACTACTCTGTGGAAAAACTGGCCATGTTCATGGGCTTCGGGAGCGAGCATGTGCGAAAAATAGCCACCAACGAGGTGGGAAAGATGCGAGTGGAGGACTTGGAGGCGCAAATTAAAGTGTGCCTGGAGAACAACTGCCAGCCTCTGATGGTCTCTGCAACAGCAGGAACCACCGTGCTGGGTGCTTTTGATGATCTAGTGGGGATCTCGGATCTGtgcaaaaaatacaacatgTGGATGCACGTAGATGCTGCCTGGGGTGGTGGAGCTCTTATGTCCAAAAAGCATCGACACTTACTCAATGGAATCGAACG ggCTGATTCCGTGACCTGGAATCCCCATAAGCTGCTGGCCGCATCCCAGCAGTGCTCCACCTTCCTGACACCCCACCAGCAAATACTGGCCCAGTGTCACTCGACCAATGCCACGTATCTATTTCAGAAGGACAAATTCTACGACACGTCCTTCGACACGGGTGACAAACATATTCAGTGCGGCCGGCGGGCGGATGTCTTCAAGTTCTGGTTTATGTGGAAGGCCAAGGGCAGCCAAGGATTGGAGGCGCACGTCGACAAGGTCTTCCGCATGGCCGAGTTCTTCACCGCCAAGGTTAGGGAACGTCCGGGCTTTGAGCTGGTCCTTGACCAGCCGGAGTGCACCAATATCAGCTTTTGGTACGTGCCTCCTAGCCTGCGACAAATGGAACGCAACCGTGAGTTCTACGATCGCCTGCACAAAGTGGCTCCCAAAGTCAAGGAGGGAATGATCAAGAAGGGTTCCATGATGATCACCTACCAGCCGCTCCGCCAGCTGCCGAACTTCTTCCGGTTGGTTCTGCAAAACTCCTGCCTGGAGGAATCGGACATGCTCTACTTTCTTAACGAGATCGAGTCGCTGGCCCAAAACCTATAA
- the Arpc1 gene encoding actin-related protein 2/3 complex subunit 1A-B — MAETFTFGTSLASITCHAWNKDRTQIALSPNNHEIHIYSRDGNDWKLADVLNQHDLRVMGIDWAKNTNRIVSCAADRNAYVWSQGEDGKWKPTLVLLRINRAATCVKWSPSENKFAVGSGARLISVCYFESENDWWVSKHIKKPIRSTVTSLDWHPNNVLLVAGSTDYKVRVFSAFIKDIEEPPTPTPWGNRKPLGQLMAEFRNSQTSGGGWINSVSFSSDGNKVCWVGHDSCVNIADATNGNAVVRCRTGYLPFLSCEWVSPSSVVVAGYSCVPLLYSLTADGKLVLSGKLDKSQKREASGITAMRIFQSMDRNMRTENTDTVVDSIHQNAITSVRLYAGDKACANKVSTSGVDGQLVIWTVEQGGINGGMRNLQI, encoded by the exons ATGGCTGAGACATTTACGTTTGGAACTTCCCTAGCGTCCATTACATGCCACGCCTGGAACAAGGACCGCACGC AGATTGCTTTATCGCCGAACAACCATGAGATCCACATATACAGCCGCGATGGCAACGACTGGAAGCTGGCGGATGTGCTCAACCAGCATGATCTGCGGGTTATGGGCATAGACTGGGCCAAGAACACCAACCGCATCGTAAGCTGTGCCGCCGACCGAAACGCCTATGTGTGGTCGCAGGGTGAGGACGGAAAGTGGAAACCGACGCTAGTGCTGCTGCGCATCAATCGGGCGGCTACTTGTGTCAAATGGTCGCCATCAGAAAATAAGTTCGCTGTGGGATCTGGAGCCCGGCTCATTTCTGTGTGCTACTTTGAGTCGGAAAATGACTGGTGGGTGTCCAAGCACATTAAGAAGCCCATTCGATCGACGGTTACTTCGTTGGACTGGCACCCCAACAATGTTCTTTTGGTGGCCGGATCAACGGACTACAAAGTGCGGGTGTTCTCTGCCTTCATTAAGGACATCGAGGAGCCGCCAACGCCAACACCGTGGGGCAACCGAAAACCGCTTGGTCAGCTAATGGCGGAATTCCGTAACTCGCAAACCTCCGGTGGCGGATGGATTAACAGTGTTAGCTTCTCCAGCGATGGCAACAAAGTATGCTGGGTAGGTCACGATAGTTGCGTCAATATTGCCGATGCAACCAACGGGAATGCTGTAGTTCGCTGTCGTACCGGCTACCTGCCTTTCCTCTCCTGCGAGTGGGTGTCGCCCTCCTCCGTTGTTGTGGCCGGATACAGCTGTGTCCCGCTTCTCTACAGTCTTACTGCGGATGGGAAGCTGGTGCTAAGCGGCAAATTGGACAAGTCGCAGAAGCGGGAAGCCAGCGGCATTACCGCCATGCGCATATTCCAGTCGATGGATCGCAACATGCGTACTGAAAACACGGACACGGTGGTGGACTCTATTCATCAGAACGCCATCACAAGTGTACGACTTTACGCCGGGGACAAGGCGTGCGCCAACAAAGTGTCCACTTCTGGTGTCGACGGACAGTTGGTCATCTGGACCGTTGAGCAGGGTGGTATCAATGGAGGAATGCGCAACCTTCAGATCTAG
- the PolG2 gene encoding DNA polymerase subunit gamma-2, mitochondrial, whose translation MNRIQRCFKSLSSAGFIRILDDHQLELFSHGIAYSKLLQQQWLNLRPLAAHLGSTHKSSSDSNPHRFAFTRSPQFLTNFKKLLEDHPRKAKCPTLIKHQQSSCVLNDNSLFRVKSPGTVLTTDFLVEPYRALEHFYNMQRESKIWWMRLSSDPSRFSIVPCHLPDELDSKSYQAIDITSKYGEAGEVIVEKLSLVKMEDNEGFILPDARTGERVIPTVIRSTIDLETATIALLLDGCDHRRETQSLLLNRILAPYQCGIACLDEDSSLSDDLRDLCLHLTNVISQSGLRLCQGSDFELTKESSKLRSDYLTESDKLGVPYTLMLSNKTLKNGLLQLRSRDTMIAETIHISDVPDYLLNIFRKD comes from the exons ATGAATCGTATTCAGCGTTGCTTTAAGTCCCTGTCCTCCGCTGGCTTCATTCGGATTCTGGATGATCATCAACTGGAACTGTTTTCACATGGGATAGCTTACTCTAAACTTCTTCAGCAGCAATGGTTAAATCTGCGTCCACTAGCCGCACATCTTGGGAGCACCCACAAATCTAGTTCAGACTCCAACCCACATCGTTTTGCCTTTACTCGCAGCCCACAGTTTCTTACCAATTTTAAGAAGCTTCTTGAAGACCATCCCAGAAAGGCTAAATGCCCTACATTGATCAAACATCAACAGAGTTCGTGTGTCCTCAACGATAATTCCCTGTTTAGAGTTAAGTCGCCGGGTACGGTGTTAACCACAGACTTCCTGGTAGAACCCTACCGCGCCCTGGAACACTTCTACAACATGCAACGCGAGAGCAAGATCTGGTGGATGCGGCTCTCTTCGGACCCCAGTAGGTTTAGCATTGTGCCCTGCCATTTGCCAGATGAGCTCGACTCTAAATCGTATCAGGCCATTGATATCACATCCAAATATGGAGAAGCGGGCGAAGTTATCGTGGAGAAACTGAGTCTCGTTAAGATGGAAGACAATGAAGGGTTCATTTTGCCCGATGCGCGAACTGGCGAGCGAGTTATCCCAACGGTGATACGATCTACGATTGATCTGGAAACGGCTACCATTG CATTGCTCTTGGATGGCTGCGATCATAGGCGAGAAACTCAATCTCTGTTACTAAACCGTATTCTGGCACCTTATCAGTGCGGAATTGCCTGCCTTGATGAGGATTCAAGTCTATCGGATGACTTGAGGGATCTATGCCTGCACTTGACGAACGTAATCAGCCAAAGCGGGCTCCGCCTCTGCCAAGGAAGTGACTTTGAATTAACAAAAGAGTCTTCAAAGCTTCGATCAGATTACCTGACAGAATCGGATAAGCTAGGAGTGCCTTATACCTTAATGTTAAGCaacaaaacattaaaaaatggaTTGCTGCAGCTGCGCAGCCGGGACACGATGATAGCGGAAACAATACACATAAGCGATGTACCAGACTATTTATTGAATATATTCAGAAaagattaa
- the Pop4 gene encoding ribonuclease P protein subunit p29, whose product MDHATANLTEFITDLVVPHQRCNVNIISDHITMLDGTKMKKQHTRKRRAHKSTTLNRREYAQLGLNTLPTKQMKYEDALPLNNLWKGYVREHLGLREGDQVPQVHDSRYEEFSKQLVKMDLHGALLTVIQSKCKTLEGLCGICVMDTKNILKLLGIDHRIRSIPKSECVFGLQVGNMEFTIFGQHLNIRPAERSVKKIKNYVEPFI is encoded by the coding sequence atgGACCACGCGACAGCGAACTTAACGGAGTTTATCACAGATCTGGTTGTGCCCCACCAGAGATGCAATGTTAACATCATCTCGGACCACATCACAATGCTGGATGGTACAAAGATGAAGAAGCAGCACACGCGGAAGCGGAGAGCCCACAAATCAACGACTTTGAACCGGCGGGAATATGCCCAGTTGGGCTTAAACACGCTACCTACAAAACAGATGAAGTATGAAGATGCACTGCCACTTAATAATCTTTGGAAGGGATATGTTCGAGAGCACTTGGGATTGAGAGAAGGCGATCAGGTTCCCCAAGTCCACGATTCGCGGTACGAGGAATTCAGCAAGCAATTGGTTAAAATGGATCTGCATGGCGCGTTGTTGACCGTTATTCAATCTAAATGCAAAACGCTGGAAGGACTATGTGGCATATGCGTAATGGACACAAAAAACATCCTAAAGCTTCTTGGTATTGACCATCGTATAAGGTCCATACCAAAGAGCGAATGCGTCTTTGGCTTACAAGTAGGAAACATGGAATTTACCATCTTTGGCCAACACCTAAACATTCGACCTGCGGAAAGaagtgttaaaaaaataaagaattatGTAGAaccttttatataa
- the GatC gene encoding glutamyl-tRNA(Gln) amidotransferase subunit C, mitochondrial, with protein MLRLLNKRFYCKFATKTKVKSDKLNFKQLTHPTKVPQTPLKTAFPDTSANKIELDPKSIQLLERLSLVDLDSDRALETLQSSIQFADKIIHIQTDKVRPLYTVLELQQLQLRNDQVTEGDCRAKVLSNAKVTDEDYFISPPGNIPLEQ; from the coding sequence atgTTGCGTTTGTTAAATAAACGTTTTTATTGCAAATTTgcaacaaaaaccaaagtcAAGTCCGACAAGTTGAACTTCAAGCAACTTACGCACCCTACCAAGGTTCCACAGACCCCATTAAAGACCGCCTTCCCGGATACCTCTGCCAACAAAATAGAACTTGACCCAAAGAGCATTCAATTGCTGGAGCGCCTGTCTTTGGTAGATCTGGACAGCGATCGAGCTTTGGAAACCCTTCAAAGCAGCATCCAGTTTGCTGACAAGATTATCCACATCCAAACCGATAAAGTGCGACCACTTTATACGGTTTTGGAGCTGCAGCAACTCCAATTACGCAACGACCAAGTGACAGAGGGCGACTGTCGTGCTAAAGTGCTGAGCAACGCCAAAGTTACGGACGAGGACTACTTCATCTCACCACCAGGCAACATTCCTCTCGAGCAATGA